The genomic stretch TCGTCGTCGACCAGATGCTCGCCCGCGTGCCCGGCGGCATCGGCCGCTACACCGAGGAACTCACCCGCGAACTCATCGCCACCGCTCCGCGCGACTGCGAGGTCGAGGCAGTGTTCTCCGCTCATCCGCCCGAGAAGGAGGAGGAGTTGCGCCTACGCCTGCCCGGCCTCGCGCGCTTCCACCGGCTCCCCCTCGGCCGCCGGGAGCTCTCGCGCGCCTGGCAGTACGGGATCGGGATCCCGGCCGGCGGCGGGATGATGCACGCTCCGAGCCTCTTCGCCCCGCTGCGCGGCCACGACGGCGGCGAGGGCGAGCAGATCGCGGTCACCATCCACGACACCGTGCCCTGGACGCACCCGGAGACGCTCACCCCGCACGGGGCGAAGTGGCACCGGGCGATGGCCAAGCGCGCTCGCAAGCACGCGGACGCCGTCGTCGTGCCCACCCACGCGGTCGCGCACCAGCTTTCGCAGCTGATGGACTTCGGCGACCGCCTGCGCGTGATCGGCGGCGCGGTCGGCTCGGGTCTGGTGCTGCCGGAGGACGCCGATGAGCGCGCTGCCGCCCTGAAGCTCCCGGGCGAGTACGTACTGAGCGTCGGCACGCTCGAACCCCGCAAGGGCCTGCTCTCGCTGATCGCGGCGTTCGGCGGAGCGTCGGCGCCGGCGATCCCGCTGCTCCT from Rathayibacter rathayi encodes the following:
- a CDS encoding glycosyltransferase family 4 protein, whose amino-acid sequence is MTTILRVVVDQMLARVPGGIGRYTEELTRELIATAPRDCEVEAVFSAHPPEKEEELRLRLPGLARFHRLPLGRRELSRAWQYGIGIPAGGGMMHAPSLFAPLRGHDGGEGEQIAVTIHDTVPWTHPETLTPHGAKWHRAMAKRARKHADAVVVPTHAVAHQLSQLMDFGDRLRVIGGAVGSGLVLPEDADERAAALKLPGEYVLSVGTLEPRKGLLSLIAAFGGASAPAIPLLLVGPTGWGDLDVASVADEQGLDETRVRALGVLSDADLAVVLSRATLFVYPSIAEGFGLPVLEAMHFGVPVVHSDDPALMEVAADAGVAVERTDAKNYPERLALAMSSVLADTGLRERMSVAGRDRSRAFSWRDSAERVWALHADL